A single window of Bradyrhizobium daqingense DNA harbors:
- a CDS encoding MFS transporter: MSKPSGFDYGWVVVAAGALMTCVGFGTMLSLAVFLQPISEAMGWSRAGVSAAATLDFLCMGVAAFLWGALSDRFGTRIVVLAGSLLLGLGLVTASQAASLWQFQLCFGVLIGIAAGSFYAPMMALASAWIEKNRSLAVALVSAGMGVSPVTVAPTASWLITAYDWRTAMLVIGIASWALLIPACFLVRPAPAAAGPSTADASPEVELTAAQALRTPQFIALAAAHFACCAAHSGPIFHMVSYAMICGIAPLTAVTVYSVAGVSGLGGRLLLGALADRIGAKPVLVGGLLVQAMCIATYLAVAQLGEFYALSVVFGLAYGGVMPLYAVLVREFFGARIMGTVFGAVSAFASLGMALGPWAGGLVFDSFQQYTWLHVGSFAIGLAAVAVALSFPTKRRQPLDLGRAAA; the protein is encoded by the coding sequence ATGAGCAAGCCGTCAGGCTTCGACTATGGCTGGGTCGTTGTGGCCGCGGGCGCGCTGATGACCTGTGTCGGGTTCGGCACGATGCTGTCCCTTGCGGTGTTCCTGCAGCCGATCTCGGAAGCGATGGGCTGGTCGCGCGCCGGCGTGTCCGCCGCGGCGACGCTGGATTTTCTCTGCATGGGCGTCGCCGCATTCCTCTGGGGCGCACTGTCGGACCGGTTCGGCACGCGCATCGTGGTGCTCGCGGGAAGCCTGCTGCTGGGGCTCGGTCTCGTCACTGCGAGCCAGGCGGCAAGCCTGTGGCAATTCCAGCTTTGCTTCGGCGTACTGATTGGCATTGCTGCCGGCAGCTTCTACGCGCCGATGATGGCGCTCGCGAGCGCTTGGATAGAGAAGAACCGCAGCCTTGCGGTGGCGCTGGTCTCCGCCGGGATGGGCGTCTCGCCGGTGACGGTGGCGCCGACCGCAAGCTGGCTGATCACGGCCTATGACTGGCGCACCGCGATGCTGGTGATCGGCATCGCTTCGTGGGCCTTGCTGATCCCCGCCTGTTTCCTGGTGCGTCCGGCACCGGCAGCCGCCGGCCCGTCAACCGCGGACGCCTCGCCCGAGGTCGAGCTGACCGCGGCGCAGGCACTGCGCACGCCGCAATTCATCGCGCTCGCCGCGGCGCATTTCGCCTGCTGCGCCGCGCATTCCGGCCCGATCTTCCACATGGTGTCCTATGCGATGATCTGCGGCATCGCCCCGCTGACGGCGGTGACTGTCTACAGCGTCGCCGGCGTCTCGGGCCTCGGCGGCCGACTGCTGCTGGGCGCGCTCGCCGATCGCATCGGCGCAAAGCCCGTGTTGGTCGGCGGCCTCCTCGTGCAGGCGATGTGCATCGCGACCTATCTCGCGGTCGCGCAGCTCGGCGAGTTCTATGCGCTCTCGGTGGTGTTCGGCCTCGCCTATGGCGGGGTGATGCCGCTCTATGCGGTGCTAGTCCGCGAATTCTTCGGCGCGCGCATCATGGGCACCGTGTTCGGTGCGGTCTCAGCTTTTGCCAGCCTCGGCATGGCGCTCGGGCCGTGGGCCGGCGGGCTCGTGTTCGACAGCTTCCAGCAATACACATGGCTGCATGTCGGCTCCT
- a CDS encoding serine hydrolase domain-containing protein, producing MKWDVLCRPLNRRSLFLPVIFAAAVLASLACAQDGQSPPREPGPVFSESGPDAELYGAADGYPVGTRGTATQLDKLVGVYSHFGDIYPSRTVRRAAAPWHFKRSPEPSIAYSFNNERLSIADYLKRNPATGLLIARDDTILYEHYQYARTDHDRFLSQSMAKTLVAMLVGIAVSEGQIKSIDDVVSTYVPGLAGTEYGNTSIRALLNMSSGVEFSEVYDGKDDIARLGRALFGGEAKDPAAIVAQFNNRTAPAGTRWHYASVETEILGLVLRSATAIPLADYLHDRIWGVIGTEADASWAIDGSGQEIAFCCFNATLRDYARLARLLANDGVWEGRQLIPRQWLLDATTVRPADGHLAPRVATPYFGYGYQVWILPGEQRRFALLGIRGQVILVDPASKLVMVHTAVRQKPFEPGSLREPLALWSAVIQQLGQ from the coding sequence ATGAAGTGGGACGTGCTCTGCAGGCCGCTCAATCGCCGCAGCCTTTTCCTTCCCGTCATTTTCGCCGCCGCGGTCTTGGCATCCCTGGCATGCGCACAGGACGGCCAAAGCCCACCGCGCGAGCCGGGCCCGGTCTTTTCGGAGAGCGGCCCCGATGCCGAACTCTACGGCGCGGCTGACGGCTATCCGGTCGGCACCCGGGGCACGGCCACGCAGCTCGACAAGCTCGTCGGGGTCTACAGCCATTTCGGCGACATCTACCCCTCGCGCACGGTTCGTCGCGCGGCGGCACCGTGGCACTTCAAGCGCTCACCGGAGCCGTCGATCGCCTACAGCTTCAACAACGAACGGCTGAGCATCGCGGACTACCTCAAGCGCAACCCGGCGACAGGGCTCCTGATCGCCAGGGACGACACCATCCTGTACGAGCACTATCAATATGCGCGGACCGATCACGATCGCTTTCTCTCGCAATCCATGGCGAAGACGCTGGTGGCCATGCTGGTCGGGATCGCGGTCTCGGAAGGGCAGATCAAGTCGATCGACGATGTCGTCTCGACCTACGTCCCCGGCCTTGCAGGAACGGAATATGGAAACACGTCCATCCGCGCCTTGCTGAACATGTCCTCGGGCGTCGAATTCTCGGAAGTTTATGACGGGAAGGACGACATCGCCCGGCTGGGGCGGGCGCTGTTCGGTGGTGAGGCAAAAGATCCCGCGGCCATCGTCGCGCAATTCAACAACAGAACCGCACCAGCGGGGACCAGATGGCACTATGCAAGCGTCGAAACCGAGATACTCGGCCTGGTGCTGCGCTCGGCCACAGCCATTCCACTTGCCGACTATCTCCACGACCGGATCTGGGGCGTCATCGGCACCGAAGCGGACGCGTCGTGGGCGATCGACGGCAGCGGGCAGGAGATTGCCTTTTGCTGCTTCAATGCAACCTTGCGCGACTATGCGCGCCTGGCCCGCTTGCTCGCAAACGACGGCGTCTGGGAAGGTCGCCAATTGATCCCCCGGCAGTGGCTGTTGGATGCCACCACCGTCAGGCCGGCCGATGGTCATCTCGCCCCGCGCGTCGCTACACCCTATTTCGGTTACGGCTATCAGGTGTGGATCCTTCCGGGCGAGCAGCGCAGATTTGCCCTGCTCGGCATTCGCGGCCAAGTCATCCTGGTCGATCCGGCCTCCAAGCTCGTCATGGTGCACACGGCCGTTCGCCAAAAGCCGTTCGAGCCGGGAAGCCTGCGGGAGCCGCTCGCATTGTGGTCCGCCGTGATTCAACAGCTCGGGCAATGA
- a CDS encoding SRPBCC family protein, translating to MRITVETSVAAPIDRVWQAYTTPADIVKWNAASDDWHTTKATVDLREGGAFSSRMEAKDGSMGFDFAGTYTKIIEHKRIEYAFGDRTAEVEFVPGANGVVVRVAFDGETTHSVEQQQAGWQAILDNFARYVEAKQRS from the coding sequence ATGAGGATCACCGTCGAAACCAGCGTCGCAGCCCCCATCGATCGGGTCTGGCAGGCCTATACGACGCCTGCCGACATCGTGAAGTGGAATGCGGCGTCCGACGACTGGCATACGACCAAGGCGACGGTCGACCTGCGAGAAGGCGGCGCGTTCTCGTCGCGGATGGAAGCCAAGGACGGCAGCATGGGCTTCGACTTCGCCGGCACCTACACCAAGATCATCGAACACAAGCGGATCGAATACGCGTTCGGCGATCGAACAGCCGAGGTGGAGTTCGTGCCCGGCGCGAATGGGGTCGTCGTCCGCGTCGCCTTCGATGGCGAAACGACGCACTCGGTGGAGCAGCAGCAAGCCGGCTGGCAGGCGATCCTCGACAATTTCGCGCGCTACGTCGAGGCGAAGCAGAGGTCCTGA
- a CDS encoding ABC transporter substrate-binding protein has translation MRRRAFIGLVAGAIGWPLIARAQQSSATPRVVQLGPVEIPAQIAGTKRLLAELGYVEGRIRLEFRHAAGDADALPALAQEIVRDGPVDVIIAISTPAALAAYKATRTIPIVTLAAVDPVASGLADSLARPGRNVTGIAVFSEETTVKRVELMREILPQAVRLGTVTTKVSSGAQSLTPVLEAGRKLGFEVEAINIDDPASIGTILSPDNLARFDGLVFVPDVVLSAHLGEVVRLVNLSKKPAIFASPDWVANGAFMSFGPDFADAGRRLIAQVDRVLRGAKPGDLPFERPTKFDLRINLRIAKALGLDLPATVVARADEVIE, from the coding sequence ATGAGACGGCGCGCATTCATCGGGCTCGTGGCGGGCGCAATCGGCTGGCCGCTCATCGCACGCGCCCAGCAGTCCTCCGCAACGCCGCGCGTCGTCCAGTTGGGACCGGTCGAAATCCCCGCGCAGATCGCTGGAACCAAGAGGCTGCTTGCAGAGCTTGGTTACGTCGAGGGGCGGATTCGACTCGAGTTTCGTCACGCGGCCGGAGATGCCGACGCGCTGCCGGCGCTCGCGCAGGAGATCGTGCGGGATGGACCGGTGGACGTGATCATCGCCATCAGCACTCCTGCCGCTCTTGCGGCCTACAAGGCAACGCGAACAATTCCGATCGTGACCCTTGCTGCCGTCGACCCTGTCGCGTCCGGACTGGCCGACAGCCTCGCCCGCCCGGGCCGCAACGTGACCGGCATCGCGGTTTTCTCGGAGGAAACCACTGTAAAGCGGGTCGAGCTCATGCGGGAGATCCTGCCCCAGGCCGTCCGCCTCGGGACTGTCACGACAAAGGTGTCGAGCGGTGCACAGAGTCTCACGCCGGTTCTGGAAGCCGGCCGCAAGCTCGGCTTCGAGGTCGAAGCAATCAACATCGATGATCCCGCCAGCATCGGGACAATCCTGAGCCCGGACAACCTCGCCCGATTTGACGGTCTAGTTTTCGTTCCTGATGTCGTGCTCAGCGCCCACCTGGGCGAAGTCGTCAGGCTGGTGAACCTGAGCAAGAAGCCTGCAATCTTTGCTTCACCGGACTGGGTCGCGAACGGCGCTTTCATGTCGTTCGGCCCCGACTTTGCAGACGCAGGGCGCCGCTTGATTGCGCAGGTTGATCGCGTTCTACGGGGCGCAAAGCCGGGCGACCTGCCTTTCGAACGACCCACCAAGTTCGACCTCAGGATCAATCTCCGCATCGCCAAGGCCCTGGGTCTCGACCTGCCTGCAACCGTCGTCGCCCGCGCCGACGAGGTGATTGAATAG
- a CDS encoding tetratricopeptide repeat protein, with amino-acid sequence MKPLKASIYVAVAALALSLSFGAPSHAEQDEAGALALQMKQLYRAGKYMEALPLAQKSLALREKEFGPDDAHVAMPLNDLGTIHYNLGQYAVAEPLYKRALAIRERTLGPNHAEVAMVLNNLGDLYRAEERYAEAEPLLKRSIAISEKTVGPNDASIVMALSNLGAVYSHQGRYDQAIPLFKRGLAVLQKALGPDDPEATVLMNNLADAYINRHRYADAERLLRRSIAVTEKAFGPDHPDIAQAQNNLAALYGRQGRNAEAERLFKRSAATFEKTLGPNHPDLAGVLENLAGLYKYQGRYADAEQVLKRSMAIRGKTSRI; translated from the coding sequence ATGAAGCCCCTGAAAGCATCGATTTACGTCGCAGTCGCCGCGCTCGCCTTGAGCTTGTCATTCGGCGCGCCATCCCATGCCGAACAAGACGAGGCGGGTGCGCTTGCGCTGCAGATGAAGCAGCTTTATCGGGCCGGGAAGTACATGGAAGCGCTGCCTCTGGCCCAGAAGTCGCTGGCCCTTCGCGAGAAGGAGTTCGGCCCTGATGATGCCCACGTCGCGATGCCGCTGAACGACCTTGGCACGATCCATTACAATCTCGGCCAATACGCTGTTGCCGAACCGCTGTACAAGCGCGCGCTGGCGATCCGGGAGAGGACACTCGGTCCGAATCATGCCGAAGTCGCCATGGTGCTGAACAATCTGGGCGATCTCTATCGCGCGGAAGAGCGTTACGCAGAAGCGGAGCCGCTCCTCAAGCGCTCGATCGCCATCAGCGAGAAGACGGTCGGCCCCAATGATGCGTCGATCGTGATGGCGTTGAGCAACCTCGGCGCGGTCTACAGCCATCAGGGCCGGTACGATCAGGCCATACCGCTATTCAAGCGAGGCCTCGCCGTGCTGCAGAAGGCGCTCGGTCCCGACGATCCCGAAGCCACGGTGTTGATGAACAATTTGGCCGACGCCTATATCAATCGCCATCGCTATGCCGATGCCGAGCGCCTGCTGAGGCGGTCGATAGCGGTGACCGAGAAGGCGTTCGGCCCGGATCATCCCGACATCGCGCAGGCACAGAACAATCTGGCTGCGCTCTACGGGCGTCAGGGCCGTAACGCGGAGGCCGAGCGGCTGTTCAAGCGGTCGGCGGCCACTTTCGAGAAAACCCTCGGCCCCAACCATCCGGATCTCGCCGGCGTTCTGGAAAACCTCGCCGGTCTCTACAAGTATCAAGGCCGCTATGCCGATGCCGAGCAGGTCCTGAAACGGTCGATGGCCATTCGGGGGAAGACCAGTCGGATCTAA